The following coding sequences are from one Acidimicrobiales bacterium window:
- a CDS encoding response regulator transcription factor, giving the protein MIRVLVVDDHAVVRDGLELLLERFEPVTCVGTAADGAEAVAKAAELTPDVVLMDLSMPVMDGVEATRRITETRPDTAVLVLTTFADDRHVMAAIDAGAVGYLLKDSGPDQLLAGVEAAARGESPLDPKVAGALMASRRRAPEPDVSLTAREREVLALVVEGLANKNIARRLGISEKTVKAHLTSVFSALGVTDRTQAALWAERHPDLLA; this is encoded by the coding sequence GTGATCCGCGTCCTGGTGGTCGACGACCACGCCGTCGTGCGGGACGGCCTCGAGCTCCTCCTCGAGCGCTTCGAGCCGGTCACCTGCGTCGGCACCGCCGCCGATGGCGCCGAGGCCGTGGCCAAGGCCGCCGAGCTCACGCCTGACGTGGTCCTGATGGACCTCTCCATGCCGGTCATGGACGGGGTCGAGGCCACCCGGCGCATCACCGAGACCCGGCCCGACACCGCGGTGCTCGTGCTCACCACGTTCGCCGACGACCGCCACGTGATGGCGGCCATCGACGCGGGCGCCGTGGGCTACCTCCTCAAGGACAGCGGCCCCGACCAGCTCCTCGCCGGCGTCGAGGCCGCAGCGCGCGGCGAGTCCCCGTTGGACCCCAAGGTGGCGGGGGCGCTGATGGCGTCGCGCCGACGCGCGCCCGAGCCCGACGTGTCGCTGACCGCCCGTGAGCGCGAGGTGCTGGCGCTCGTGGTCGAGGGCCTGGCCAACAAGAACATCGCCCGTCGCCTCGGCATCAGCGAGAAGACGGTCAAGGCCCACCTGACGAGTGTCTTTTCGGCCCTCGGGGTGACCGACCGCACCCAGGCCGCGCTGTGGGCCGAGCGTCACCCCGACCTGCTCGCCTGA
- a CDS encoding winged helix-turn-helix transcriptional regulator has product MVDSFERPRWTFLTNHAHVLLCLARDPEQRQRDLSDRVGITERATQVILGDLERSGYLQRERVGRRNRYVLDLDRPLRHPLESAHTVGELIELLRPED; this is encoded by the coding sequence ATGGTCGACAGCTTCGAGCGCCCCCGGTGGACCTTTCTCACCAACCACGCCCACGTGCTGCTCTGCCTGGCCCGTGACCCCGAGCAGCGCCAGCGCGACCTGAGTGACCGGGTGGGGATCACCGAGCGCGCCACCCAGGTGATCCTCGGCGACCTCGAGCGGAGCGGCTACCTCCAGCGTGAGCGGGTCGGCCGGCGCAACCGCTACGTGCTCGACCTCGACCGTCCCCTGCGCCACCCCCTCGAATCCGCCCACACGGTCGGCGAGCTCATCGAGCTCCTGCGCCCCGAGGACTGA
- a CDS encoding DUF3387 domain-containing protein gives MAFYDADCQNDSAIEVMGNDVLAAIARDLVKAIKESATIDWNLKESVRAAMRAKVRRLAKYEYPPDKEERAIELALEQAEVLAAA, from the coding sequence CTGGCCTTCTACGACGCGGACTGCCAGAACGACTCGGCCATAGAGGTGATGGGCAACGACGTCCTTGCCGCCATCGCCCGCGATCTCGTCAAGGCCATCAAGGAGTCCGCCACCATCGACTGGAACCTCAAGGAGTCAGTCCGGGCGGCGATGCGGGCCAAGGTCCGCCGCCTCGCCAAGTACGAGTACCCGCCGGACAAGGAAGAGCGAGCCATCGAGCTCGCCCTCGAGCAGGCCGAGGTCCTGGCGGCGGCGTAG
- the purE gene encoding 5-(carboxyamino)imidazole ribonucleotide mutase, giving the protein MGSDSDLRVLSGAADVLDRFGVPHEVRVVSAHRAPHAMLQYASTARERGLRVLIAGAGGAAHLPGMVASATVLPVIGVPVGLAHLDGLDSLLSIVSMPSGVPVATVGVDNAANAGLLAVRLLALADPTLTERLEAHAAELEHLVETKDARVRSLEAQASRSG; this is encoded by the coding sequence ATGGGCAGCGACTCGGACCTGCGGGTGCTCAGCGGTGCCGCCGACGTCCTCGACCGCTTCGGGGTCCCGCACGAGGTGCGGGTGGTCTCCGCCCACCGCGCCCCCCACGCGATGCTCCAGTACGCCTCCACCGCCAGGGAGCGGGGGCTACGGGTCCTCATCGCGGGTGCAGGCGGCGCGGCCCACCTACCGGGGATGGTGGCGTCGGCGACGGTCCTGCCGGTGATCGGCGTCCCCGTCGGCCTCGCGCACCTCGACGGGCTCGACTCGCTCCTGTCGATCGTGTCGATGCCCTCCGGGGTGCCCGTCGCCACCGTCGGGGTCGACAACGCCGCGAACGCCGGGCTCCTCGCCGTCCGTCTGCTGGCGCTCGCGGACCCCACGCTCACCGAGCGGCTGGAGGCGCACGCGGCCGAGCTCGAGCACCTCGTCGAGACCAAGGACGCCCGGGTCCGATCGCTGGAGGCTCAGGCGAGCAGGTCGGGGTGA
- a CDS encoding sigma-70 family RNA polymerase sigma factor, translating into MPRTPEQLERAAAEVEAWLETLNPVDHPAEDTTDLRAIAVAVGDIADGERRLREAVAEARSNGRSWGRISMALGVTKQAARERFGERTDA; encoded by the coding sequence ATGCCACGAACACCTGAGCAGTTGGAACGTGCTGCGGCCGAGGTGGAAGCCTGGCTGGAGACACTCAACCCGGTCGATCACCCGGCAGAGGACACCACCGATCTGCGGGCGATCGCCGTGGCGGTCGGTGACATCGCCGATGGTGAGCGCCGCCTGCGCGAGGCCGTGGCAGAAGCGCGCTCCAACGGCCGGAGCTGGGGACGAATCTCGATGGCCCTGGGCGTCACCAAGCAGGCCGCCCGTGAGCGGTTCGGCGAGCGCACCGACGCCTGA
- a CDS encoding 5-(carboxyamino)imidazole ribonucleotide synthase gives MSAVAPPSPAPGRLRVGIVGGGQLARMTYDAAVDLGLDVAVLAQPGDEAVRGHVPDVTVVDDLHLEVLRRLSARCDVLTFDHEKVAPRHLSALEAEGHVVRPGAGALTLAVDKAAQRRDLLALGFPVPPFAIADDIATVRRFALRHGWPVVVKAARGGYDGRGVARVEGPGDLEARTLPFLGRPGDRVVVEPHLAIERELAVLVARRSDGSHVVYPVVETHQDASAICREVWAPAPIDPRVARDATELAVGIADAIGAVGILAVELFVVGGELIVNELAARPHNTGHLTIDAAVTSQFTNHLRAVLDLPLGATSLLAPASAMANVIAEGTIDLGAQDVREVSDLVAGRVAVHLYGKRSRPGRKVGHVTALADDLATARARALEAARHLSSRSGGAAPDRLPVAS, from the coding sequence GTGAGCGCCGTCGCCCCACCCTCCCCCGCTCCGGGCCGACTCCGGGTCGGCATCGTGGGTGGCGGCCAACTGGCTCGCATGACCTACGACGCGGCGGTGGACCTCGGCCTCGACGTGGCCGTCCTCGCCCAGCCCGGTGACGAGGCCGTCCGCGGCCACGTCCCCGACGTCACCGTCGTCGACGACCTCCACCTCGAGGTGCTCCGCCGGCTGTCCGCCCGGTGCGACGTGCTCACCTTCGACCACGAGAAGGTCGCACCTCGGCACCTTTCGGCGCTCGAGGCGGAAGGGCACGTCGTGCGACCCGGTGCGGGCGCCCTCACCCTGGCCGTGGACAAGGCGGCCCAGCGTCGCGACCTCCTCGCGCTGGGGTTCCCGGTTCCACCCTTCGCCATCGCCGACGACATCGCCACGGTCCGACGCTTCGCCCTGCGCCACGGCTGGCCGGTCGTCGTCAAGGCCGCCCGCGGCGGCTACGACGGACGGGGCGTCGCCCGCGTGGAGGGGCCCGGCGACCTGGAGGCTCGCACCTTGCCCTTCCTCGGGCGCCCCGGCGACCGGGTGGTGGTCGAGCCCCACCTCGCCATCGAGCGCGAGCTCGCGGTCCTCGTGGCCCGCCGGTCCGACGGATCCCACGTGGTCTACCCGGTGGTCGAGACCCACCAGGACGCTTCGGCCATCTGTCGGGAGGTGTGGGCGCCGGCGCCGATCGACCCGCGCGTGGCACGGGACGCGACGGAGCTAGCGGTCGGCATCGCCGACGCCATCGGCGCCGTGGGCATCCTCGCCGTCGAGCTCTTCGTCGTCGGCGGTGAGCTGATCGTCAACGAGCTGGCCGCCCGGCCGCATAACACGGGCCACCTGACCATCGACGCCGCGGTCACCTCCCAGTTCACCAACCACCTCCGCGCGGTACTGGACCTGCCTCTGGGAGCGACGTCGCTCCTGGCGCCGGCCTCGGCGATGGCCAATGTCATCGCGGAGGGGACCATCGACCTCGGCGCTCAGGACGTGCGGGAGGTGAGCGATCTCGTCGCGGGCCGGGTCGCCGTCCACCTCTACGGCAAACGCTCCCGCCCGGGTCGGAAGGTCGGTCACGTCACGGCCCTTGCGGACGACCTCGCCACCGCCCGGGCGCGAGCCCTGGAGGCGGCTCGCCACCTTTCGTCGCGCAGCGGGGGCGCGGCGCCCGACCGCCTGCCGGTGGCGTCGTGA
- a CDS encoding HAD-IC family P-type ATPase, producing MPRTPSAPWAVPTDELVGTLEVSPTAGLSAEAAADRLTAHGRNELAEAPPPRPIVLFIDQFRNPLVLILAGAAVLAGLVGDVKDLIVIAVVLLLNALLGFAQEMKAQRSLTALKSMLVATARARRDGAVVELPAAELVPGDVVLVEAGDRAPADAILLEAVGVEVDESTLTGESTPVSKNADPVDAESPLADRTNALYMNTVVTRGRAEAIVVATGMDTELGRVSDMLDAAEVGPTPLQRQLHTLGQRLGLVALAAVAIYATLSLLRGETVTDTLLSSVALAVAAIPEGLPAVVTVTLAVGTSQMAKRGAIVKRLASVETLGATSVICSDKTGTLTMNEMTVRELWVGGRTYAVSGEGYSTEGTISRPGASDAEATAEVQDELVAIARCNDSHLDAEGRVLGDPMEGALLVLAAKGGVDPEPTREAAPRVAEVPFDSSLKLMATFHAADPDQWGDLVRVHVKGAADVLLDRSMIDADTRTQVEAAMVEMAGRGLRVLMVAERTIPASALEVSEPVDLLTDLDVVGLVGLLDPPRPEARDAIALCRKAGVTVKMITGDHVVTAGAIAADLGIRGEAVTGADLDRMDDEELRRRLDGIGVVARVSPEHKVRIVRALRDDGHVVAMTGDGVNDAPALRTADIGVAMGITGTEVTKEAADMVLTDDNFATIVKAVREGRTIYDNIVKFVRFQLSTNLGAIMSLVGAQLAGLPTPFTAIQVLWINLIMDGPPAMALGVDPPAHDTMERKPRNPKATILSGRRLSVLIAYGAVMAAGTLGVLAWSKSNSSEEHALALAFTTFVLFQVFNVFNARVERSSVFHRETFSNSKLWLAVGGVVALQIAAVHFDPVQDVFGTADLALADWAVAIGVASSILWFDELRKLVVRRRAAAAATAA from the coding sequence ATGCCGCGCACTCCGTCCGCCCCTTGGGCGGTCCCCACCGACGAGCTCGTCGGCACCCTCGAGGTCTCGCCGACCGCCGGACTGAGCGCAGAGGCAGCGGCCGACCGCCTCACGGCCCACGGCCGCAACGAGTTGGCCGAAGCGCCACCACCCCGACCGATCGTCCTGTTCATCGACCAATTCCGCAACCCGCTCGTGCTCATCCTTGCCGGCGCCGCCGTGCTCGCCGGGCTCGTGGGCGACGTGAAGGACCTCATCGTCATCGCCGTGGTCCTGCTGCTCAACGCCCTCCTCGGCTTCGCCCAGGAAATGAAGGCGCAGCGCAGCCTCACCGCGCTGAAGTCGATGCTCGTGGCCACGGCCCGCGCCCGGCGCGACGGCGCCGTGGTCGAGCTGCCGGCCGCCGAGCTCGTGCCGGGCGACGTCGTGCTCGTCGAGGCGGGCGACCGGGCCCCCGCCGATGCGATCCTGCTCGAGGCCGTCGGCGTCGAGGTGGACGAGTCCACCCTGACCGGCGAGTCCACCCCCGTGTCGAAGAATGCCGACCCGGTCGACGCCGAGAGCCCACTGGCCGACCGCACCAACGCCCTCTACATGAACACGGTCGTGACCCGAGGGCGGGCGGAGGCGATCGTGGTCGCCACCGGCATGGACACCGAGCTCGGGCGGGTGTCCGACATGCTCGACGCCGCCGAGGTCGGGCCGACGCCGCTCCAGCGCCAGCTCCACACCCTCGGCCAGCGGCTGGGCCTCGTCGCCCTCGCGGCGGTGGCCATCTACGCCACCCTCAGCCTCCTGCGCGGCGAGACCGTGACCGACACCCTTTTGTCGTCGGTGGCGCTGGCCGTCGCCGCCATCCCCGAAGGCCTGCCCGCGGTCGTCACGGTCACCCTGGCGGTCGGCACCTCCCAGATGGCCAAGCGCGGGGCCATCGTCAAACGCCTCGCCTCGGTCGAGACCCTGGGCGCCACCTCGGTCATCTGCTCGGACAAGACCGGCACGCTGACCATGAACGAGATGACCGTCCGCGAGCTGTGGGTGGGCGGCCGCACCTATGCCGTCAGCGGCGAGGGCTACTCGACGGAGGGCACCATCTCCCGGCCGGGCGCGTCGGACGCCGAGGCCACGGCCGAGGTGCAGGACGAGCTGGTCGCCATCGCCCGCTGCAACGACAGCCACCTCGACGCCGAGGGCCGGGTGCTCGGTGACCCCATGGAGGGCGCGCTGCTGGTCCTGGCCGCGAAGGGCGGGGTCGACCCCGAGCCCACCCGCGAGGCCGCGCCCCGCGTGGCCGAGGTGCCCTTCGACTCGAGCCTGAAGCTCATGGCGACCTTCCACGCCGCCGATCCCGACCAATGGGGCGACCTCGTCCGCGTCCACGTGAAGGGCGCCGCCGACGTGTTGCTCGACCGGTCGATGATCGACGCCGACACGCGTACGCAGGTCGAGGCCGCCATGGTCGAGATGGCCGGGCGCGGCCTCCGCGTCCTCATGGTCGCCGAGCGCACGATCCCCGCCTCGGCCCTCGAGGTGAGCGAACCCGTCGACCTGCTCACCGACCTCGATGTCGTCGGCCTCGTCGGCCTGCTCGACCCGCCGCGGCCCGAGGCCCGCGACGCCATCGCCCTCTGCCGCAAGGCCGGCGTCACCGTGAAGATGATCACCGGCGACCACGTCGTCACCGCAGGGGCCATCGCCGCCGATCTCGGCATCCGGGGCGAGGCCGTCACCGGCGCCGACCTCGACCGGATGGACGACGAGGAGCTGCGCCGCCGCCTCGATGGCATCGGGGTCGTGGCCCGCGTGTCGCCCGAGCACAAGGTGCGCATCGTGCGGGCCCTGCGCGACGACGGTCACGTGGTCGCCATGACGGGCGACGGCGTGAACGACGCCCCGGCCCTGCGCACGGCCGACATCGGCGTGGCCATGGGGATCACCGGCACCGAGGTGACCAAGGAAGCCGCCGACATGGTGCTCACCGACGACAACTTCGCCACGATCGTCAAGGCGGTCCGCGAGGGCCGGACGATCTACGACAACATCGTCAAGTTCGTGCGCTTCCAGCTCTCCACGAACCTCGGCGCCATCATGAGCCTGGTGGGCGCGCAGCTGGCGGGGCTGCCCACGCCCTTCACCGCCATCCAGGTGCTGTGGATCAACCTGATCATGGACGGTCCCCCGGCCATGGCCCTCGGCGTCGATCCGCCGGCGCACGACACGATGGAGCGCAAGCCCCGCAACCCCAAGGCCACCATCCTCAGCGGTCGCCGCCTGAGCGTGCTGATCGCCTACGGCGCGGTGATGGCCGCCGGAACGCTCGGCGTCCTGGCCTGGTCGAAGTCCAACAGCAGCGAGGAGCACGCCCTGGCCCTCGCGTTCACCACCTTCGTCCTGTTCCAGGTGTTCAACGTGTTCAACGCCCGGGTCGAGCGGTCCTCGGTGTTCCACCGGGAGACCTTCAGCAACAGCAAGCTCTGGCTGGCGGTCGGGGGCGTCGTCGCCCTCCAGATCGCGGCCGTGCACTTCGACCCGGTCCAGGACGTCTTCGGCACCGCCGACCTCGCCCTCGCCGACTGGGCCGTGGCCATCGGGGTGGCGTCGTCCATCCTCTGGTTCGACGAGCTCCGCAAACTGGTCGTGCGACGCCGCGCGGCCGCGGCCGCGACCGCGGCCTGA
- a CDS encoding EAL domain-containing protein codes for MAAESEGDDTAGADVRFETLVAHSPVAIVLTDRDLAIRWVSPAVTPLLGWLPDDVLDTDASELIHPDDLGRVAHNLGQVLDFTDPEEIDTLIVRIRHKDGGWRDIDITGVNLLHDPQVRALLVNLRDVTLQIEAQEALALSEERFRALAQHSSDSVFLTTADGLITYASPAVEHVFGYAADELLGRRPHEYADDRTVAATARVWRRLLRDDRSSVDVLGRIRHQDGTWRWVEIMLTNLLADAAVGGIVVNLWDVTPRIEEEQRNGRLLDIISATTDLVAITDRSGALVYANEACRRFFGIDEHPDAFQFAPFVPPWARQRYLQEVVPSLKEKGIWNGEAAFLRDGEEVPVSLVFLAHRDDQGHLEYISSVGRDISERKEFEATLEHQATHDPLTGLPNRALLLDRLEVSLARAQRFGTGVAVLFLDLDHFKVVNDSLGHTRGDELLIAAADRLKDALRQGGDTVARFGGDEFVILSEDLTAVTDAERIAQRVGQLLSEPFHLGDDEVFVTASTGIAFTVAPADAGDLLRDADAAMYQAKEHGRDRYEVFDRKMRAEAVDRLSIENSLRKAIERRELRIHYQPKIDLRTGAIIGAEALLRWEHPDRGLLLPGEFIRVAEESGLIVPIGRWVLDQAVRQAQRWQAEVPGLGPLYICVNLSRRQLGDPHLVDDVAAVLADTGIDPGLVDLEITESVLMDDVELAHRALTSLHELGVKLVVDDFGTGYSSLSYLQRFPVDLLKIDRSFVAGLGVNKGDTAIVTAVLSLAHALGMAAIAEGVETAEQLAELRRLGCDMAQGFYLARPQPAQAVADLLTQDRRF; via the coding sequence GTGGCCGCTGAATCCGAGGGAGATGACACCGCCGGCGCCGACGTGCGCTTCGAGACCCTCGTCGCCCACAGCCCCGTCGCCATCGTCCTCACCGACCGCGACCTCGCCATCCGGTGGGTCAGCCCCGCGGTCACCCCCCTCTTGGGGTGGCTGCCCGACGACGTGCTCGACACCGACGCGTCCGAGCTCATCCACCCCGACGATCTCGGCCGGGTGGCGCACAACCTCGGCCAGGTCCTCGACTTCACGGACCCCGAGGAGATCGACACCCTCATCGTGCGCATCCGCCACAAGGACGGCGGCTGGCGCGACATCGACATCACCGGCGTGAACCTGCTGCACGACCCGCAGGTGCGCGCCTTGCTCGTGAACCTGCGCGACGTCACCCTGCAGATCGAGGCCCAGGAGGCACTCGCCCTCAGCGAGGAACGCTTCCGGGCGCTCGCCCAGCACAGCTCGGACTCCGTGTTCCTCACCACCGCCGACGGTCTGATCACCTACGCCAGCCCCGCGGTCGAGCACGTGTTCGGGTACGCCGCCGACGAGCTCCTGGGTCGTCGGCCCCACGAGTACGCCGACGATCGCACGGTCGCGGCCACCGCGCGGGTGTGGCGCCGCCTGCTCCGCGACGACCGGTCGAGCGTCGACGTCCTCGGCCGCATCCGCCACCAGGACGGCACCTGGCGCTGGGTCGAGATCATGCTCACCAACCTGCTCGCCGACGCCGCGGTGGGCGGGATCGTGGTCAACCTCTGGGACGTCACCCCCCGCATCGAAGAGGAGCAGCGCAACGGCCGGCTGCTCGACATCATCTCGGCCACCACCGACCTCGTCGCCATCACCGACCGGTCGGGTGCACTCGTGTACGCCAACGAGGCCTGCCGCCGGTTCTTCGGCATCGACGAGCACCCCGATGCCTTCCAGTTCGCCCCGTTCGTGCCGCCGTGGGCCCGGCAGCGGTACCTCCAGGAGGTCGTCCCGTCGCTCAAAGAGAAGGGCATCTGGAACGGCGAAGCCGCCTTCCTGCGCGACGGCGAAGAGGTCCCCGTCTCCCTCGTGTTCCTGGCCCACCGCGACGACCAGGGCCACCTGGAGTACATCTCCAGCGTCGGTCGCGACATCAGCGAGCGCAAGGAGTTCGAGGCCACCCTCGAGCACCAGGCCACCCACGACCCTCTCACCGGCCTTCCCAACCGGGCGCTGCTGCTCGATCGCCTCGAGGTGTCACTCGCCCGTGCGCAGCGCTTCGGCACGGGCGTCGCCGTGCTCTTCCTCGACCTCGACCACTTCAAGGTGGTGAACGACAGCCTCGGCCACACCCGTGGTGACGAGCTCCTGATCGCCGCCGCCGATCGCCTCAAGGACGCGCTCCGCCAAGGTGGCGACACCGTGGCGCGCTTCGGGGGCGACGAGTTCGTCATCCTCTCCGAGGACCTCACCGCGGTCACCGACGCCGAGCGCATCGCCCAGCGGGTGGGCCAGTTGCTGTCCGAGCCCTTCCACCTCGGTGACGACGAGGTGTTCGTCACGGCCAGCACCGGCATCGCCTTCACGGTCGCGCCGGCCGACGCCGGCGACCTCCTCCGCGACGCGGACGCGGCGATGTACCAGGCCAAGGAGCACGGTCGTGACCGCTACGAGGTGTTCGACCGCAAGATGCGCGCCGAGGCCGTCGACCGCCTGAGCATCGAGAATTCGCTGCGGAAGGCCATCGAGCGCCGTGAGCTGCGCATCCACTACCAGCCGAAGATCGACCTCCGCACCGGCGCCATCATCGGCGCCGAGGCCCTCCTGCGGTGGGAGCACCCCGATCGAGGCCTGCTCCTGCCCGGCGAGTTCATCCGGGTGGCCGAGGAGTCGGGGCTCATCGTCCCGATCGGCCGGTGGGTGCTCGACCAGGCCGTCCGCCAGGCCCAGCGGTGGCAGGCCGAGGTGCCCGGTCTCGGGCCCCTGTACATCTGCGTCAACCTCTCCCGCCGACAGCTCGGCGACCCCCACCTGGTGGACGACGTCGCCGCGGTGCTGGCCGACACCGGCATCGATCCCGGCCTCGTGGACCTCGAGATCACCGAGAGCGTCCTGATGGACGACGTCGAGCTCGCCCACCGCGCGCTGACCAGCCTCCACGAACTGGGGGTGAAGCTCGTGGTCGACGACTTCGGGACGGGCTACTCGTCGCTCAGCTACCTCCAGCGCTTCCCGGTCGACCTGTTGAAGATCGATCGCTCCTTCGTGGCCGGCCTCGGGGTCAACAAGGGCGACACCGCGATCGTCACCGCGGTCCTGAGCCTCGCCCACGCCCTCGGCATGGCCGCGATCGCCGAGGGGGTCGAGACCGCCGAGCAGCTCGCCGAGCTGCGCCGCCTCGGCTGCGACATGGCCCAGGGCTTCTACCTGGCCCGCCCCCAACCGGCGCAAGCCGTGGCCGACCTCCTCACCCAGGACCGGCGGTTCTGA
- a CDS encoding TetR/AcrR family transcriptional regulator, protein MRPALTRAAIVEEARRSIIADGLEALSLRRIASALDVTAPALYAYVTDKGDLLRAVAEGELAGLIERFERVDEGDPVARVEAYCRAYIDHARANPELYPVMFIFPPDFAPGAPEGAEFPMASQAFAVSAAAVAEAIETGAFRPLDPLQASLVLFTAAHGAATVLLMPFGFDRATEDALIDATVETVLSGLQPR, encoded by the coding sequence ATGCGCCCCGCCCTCACCCGTGCGGCCATCGTGGAGGAGGCCCGGCGGTCGATCATCGCCGACGGGCTCGAGGCGCTCTCCCTGCGGCGCATCGCCTCGGCCCTCGACGTCACCGCCCCGGCGCTCTACGCATACGTCACCGACAAGGGCGACCTGCTCCGCGCCGTGGCCGAGGGTGAGCTGGCCGGCCTGATCGAGCGCTTCGAGCGGGTCGACGAGGGCGACCCGGTGGCCCGGGTGGAGGCCTACTGCCGGGCGTACATCGACCACGCCCGGGCCAACCCCGAGCTCTACCCGGTGATGTTCATCTTCCCGCCGGACTTCGCACCCGGCGCCCCGGAGGGGGCCGAGTTCCCGATGGCCAGCCAGGCCTTCGCCGTGTCCGCCGCGGCGGTGGCCGAGGCCATCGAGACCGGCGCCTTCCGCCCGCTCGACCCGCTCCAAGCCAGCCTCGTGCTCTTCACCGCGGCCCACGGCGCCGCCACGGTGCTGCTCATGCCCTTCGGCTTCGACCGCGCGACCGAGGACGCGCTCATCGACGCGACCGTCGAGACCGTCCTCTCGGGCCTCCAGCCCCGCTGA
- a CDS encoding sensor histidine kinase, whose translation MTGRPTSVRREVLRFAIPGVVALVVVVAASLWLARSIATEEARRDAEATAELVARTVIEPNLNEDVVAGDPEALARFDQLVRAGVLVDPTVTARVWAADGRIVYSDKPELIGDRYELDEDDLADLRSGETDAGVSDLSKPENRYERGYGELLEVYTGVQADDGEPYLFEIYQRQASIDSDATRIFRSMIPVMVGSLVVLMAIQLTLAWRMARRLEQGQKERERLYQQALDASDVERRRIAADLHDGVVQDLAGVGFTLAALADRAENEDHDETQARRLTASAGTVRRSVRALRSLLVEIYPPNLADAGLERALGDLVASSNGWTEVSVEVAPDLDLSDEQTTVVYRVAREALQNVRKHARASSVGIELEGDGRTAVLTVTDDGAGFAPTLGPDGTPASPDGHVGLRLMTDAARQAGGDLTVTSAPGEGTTVRLEVPRS comes from the coding sequence GTGACCGGACGCCCGACCTCCGTGCGGCGGGAGGTGCTCCGCTTCGCCATCCCGGGCGTGGTCGCTCTCGTCGTGGTGGTGGCCGCCAGCCTCTGGCTCGCCCGCAGCATCGCCACCGAGGAGGCCCGGCGCGACGCCGAGGCCACCGCCGAGCTGGTGGCCCGCACCGTCATCGAACCGAACCTCAACGAGGACGTCGTCGCCGGCGACCCCGAAGCACTCGCCCGCTTCGACCAGCTGGTCCGCGCGGGGGTGCTGGTCGACCCCACCGTCACGGCCCGGGTTTGGGCCGCCGACGGCCGCATCGTCTACTCCGACAAGCCCGAGCTGATCGGCGACCGCTACGAGCTCGACGAGGACGACCTCGCCGACCTGCGCTCGGGAGAGACCGACGCCGGCGTGAGCGACCTGTCCAAGCCCGAGAACCGCTACGAGCGGGGGTACGGCGAGCTGCTCGAGGTGTACACGGGCGTGCAGGCCGACGACGGCGAGCCCTACCTGTTCGAGATCTACCAGCGCCAGGCGTCGATCGACTCCGACGCCACCCGGATCTTCCGGTCGATGATCCCGGTGATGGTGGGTTCCCTGGTGGTGCTCATGGCCATCCAGCTGACCTTGGCGTGGCGTATGGCCCGACGACTCGAGCAGGGCCAGAAGGAGCGTGAGCGCCTCTACCAGCAGGCGCTCGACGCCTCCGACGTCGAGCGCCGCCGCATCGCCGCCGACCTGCACGACGGGGTCGTCCAGGACCTCGCCGGCGTCGGCTTCACCCTGGCCGCCCTGGCCGACCGAGCCGAGAACGAGGATCACGACGAGACGCAGGCGCGTCGCCTCACCGCCAGCGCCGGGACCGTCCGGCGCAGCGTCCGCGCCCTGCGCTCGCTGCTCGTCGAGATCTACCCGCCCAACCTGGCCGATGCCGGCCTCGAGCGCGCCCTCGGCGACCTCGTCGCGTCCAGCAACGGCTGGACGGAGGTGTCCGTCGAGGTCGCTCCCGACCTCGACCTCTCCGACGAGCAGACGACGGTCGTGTACCGGGTGGCCCGCGAGGCGCTCCAGAACGTGCGCAAGCACGCTCGGGCCTCGAGCGTGGGCATCGAGCTCGAGGGGGATGGCCGGACCGCCGTGCTGACCGTGACCGACGATGGCGCCGGGTTCGCGCCGACGCTCGGCCCCGACGGGACCCCCGCCTCCCCCGACGGCCACGTGGGGCTGCGGCTGATGACCGACGCCGCACGGCAGGCCGGCGGGGACCTCACCGTGACGTCGGCCCCTGGCGAGGGGACCACCGTGCGCCTCGAGGTTCCCCGCTCGTGA